The following coding sequences are from one Anguilla anguilla isolate fAngAng1 chromosome 12, fAngAng1.pri, whole genome shotgun sequence window:
- the LOC118209352 gene encoding extracellular calcium-sensing receptor-like, with protein MGVLTWLQTWVLLVLGVVYGLADSSCRLLETPFYQSVYKEGDVIIGGLFFIHSEPPEPNLDFTQRAAPASCQNFFLNAYYYMQTMILAVEEINRNPQLLPNLTLGYAVADTCLAERTTLSAALGLVTGKDPVVTSSRCGRTPKVPVILGDGRSSSSIVIARTLGVFSIPMVSHSATCACLGDRQKYPTFFRTVPSDAFQARAIARILRLFGWTWVGIVMGDDDYGRSGIQLLLEELQNSQVCVAFSEVIPKVNLEKSIPRIVETLRHSTAKVIITFALATDMNALLREVVRQNITDKQWIATESWITSRLVASPQNLPSLRGTIGIALRKGNIQGFSFLTGFQSKDMPTDPFLHEFWEVIFRCSFRNDSSSSSSARPQCTGSETLDDVESFYSDVTEQRITYGVYKAVYAIAHAIHNMLSCQPGHGPFENGDCPDVTNLQPWQILHYLSTVNFTTPLGEVTQFNEKGEPSAAYDIMNWQVWAQGTVKFVKVGQFDSVDGFHSKFDIDVKRVVWGGGQKEVPVSVCSMPCPPGTRKAVQKGKPICCFDCLPCAEGEFSNTSECQKCPDRFWSNAARTTCIPKEVEFLSFQETMGIILAALSVSGVALTGCVITTFFFHQDTPLVKANNAELSFMLLLALSLCFLCALAFIGRPSLWSCMLRHTLFGISFVLCISCVLSRTVVVLVAFRASVPGSNIMRYFGPVQQRLAISLCTSVQVLICVLWLVLSPPIPAEIQGRSAKIILECDVGSGAGFACVLGYIGLLAATCFLLAFLARKLPDNFNEAKFITFSMLIFCAVWITFVPAYISSPGKYTVAVEIFAILASSYGLLLCIFAPKCYIILLRPDKNTKKKMMAK; from the exons ATGGGTGTTCTCACCTGGTTACAGACGTGGGTACTGTTAGTCCTTGGAGTTGTGTATGGGTTGGCAGACTCCTCTTGCAGGCTTCTGGAGACTCCGTTCTATCAGAGTGTGTATAAGGAGGGTGACGTGATCATTGGAGGACTGTTCTTTATTCATTCAGAGCCACCTGAGCCCAACCTGGACTTCACACAGCGAGCAGCACCTGCGAGTTGTCAGAA ctttTTTTTGAACGCGTACTATTATATGCAGACCATGATCTTAGCAGTGGAAGAGATAAACAGAAACCCCCAGTTGCTGCCCAATCTCACCCTGGGGTATGCCGTGGCTGACACCTGTCTTGCAGAGAGAACAACATTAAGCGCTGCACTGGGGCTGGTAACCGGGAAGGACCCTGTTGTTACAAGCTCCAGGTGCGGCCGCACTCCCAAGGTGCCTGTCATCCTCGGTGATGGCCGCTCCTCATCATCCATCGTGATCGCTCGTACACTGGGAGTCTTCAGCATCCCCATG GTGAGCCACTCTGCCACATGCGCTTGCCTTGGAGACCGCCAAAAGTATCCAACATTCTTCCGCACTGTTCCCAGCGATGCCTTTCAGGCCCGAGCCATTGCACGCATCCTGCGCCTCTTTGGCTGGACCTGGGTGGGCATCGTGATGGGAGATGATGACTACGGCAGGTCTGGGATCCAGCttctgctggaggagctgcagaactctcaggtgtgtgtggccTTTTCTGAGGTCATCCCCAAGGTCAACTTGGAGAAGAGTATCCCGCGCATCGTGGAAACACTCAGGCATTCCACCGCCAAAGTCATCATCACTTTTGCCCTTGCCACAGACATGAATGCCCTGCTAAGGGAAGTGGTGAGACAGAACATCACTGACAAGCAGTGGATTGCCACAGAGTCCTGGATTACTTCCAGACTTGTCGCTTCTCCACAAAACCTGCCCTCACTGAGAGGCACTATAGGAATTGCATTGCGCAAAGGAAACATTCAGGGTTTCAGTTTTCTCACTGGATTTCAGTCCAAGGATATGCCCACTGACCCCTTCCTGCACGAATTCTGGGAGGTAATTTTCAGATGTTCTTTCAGGAATGATTCCAGCTCCTCTTCATCAGCCCGGCCCCAGTGCACAGGGTCTGAAACCTTGGACGATGTTGAGAGCTTTTATTCTGATGTCACAGAGCAGAGAATCACTTATGGTGTGTACAAGGCTGTGTATGCCATCGCACATGCCATTCACAACATGCTGTCCTGCCAACCAGGACATGGCCCCTTTGAAAATGGGGATTGTCCAGATGTCACCAACCTCCAGCCCTGGCAG ATTCTCCACTACCTCAGCACTGTCAACTTCACCACTCCTCTGGGGGAGGTTACACAATTCAATGAGAAAGGGGAACCCTCAGCTGCTTATGACATCATGAATTGGCAAGTTTGGGCACAAGGGACAGTGAAGTTCGTCAAGGTGGGACAGTTTGACTCTGTGGACGGATTTCACAGCAAATTTGACATCGATGTGAAAAGAGTCGTCTGGGGTGGTGGCCAGAAAGAG gtgcctgtgtctgtctgcagcatGCCTTGTCCCCCAGGCACTCGGAAGGCTGTGCAGAAAGGAAAGCCCATCTGCTGCTTTGACTGCTTACCGTGTGCAGAAGGAGAGTTCAGCAACACCTCTG AGTGCCAGAAGTGCCCAGATCGATTCTGGTCAAATGCTGCTCGAACAACCTGCATTCCAAAAGAGGTGGAGTTCCTGTCCTTCCAGGAGACCATGGGGATCATTCTTGCTGCTCTTTCAGTCTCTGGGGTGGCCCTCACAGGCTGTGTCATTACCACCTTCTTTTTCCACCAGGACACACCTCTTGTTAAGGCAAACAATGCAGAGCTGAGCTTCATGCTGCTGctggcactctctctctgcttcctgtgtgcaCTGGCCTTCATTGGTCGCCCCTCTCTCTGGTCCTGTATGTTGCGCCACACGCTGTTTGGGATCAGTTTTGTGCTCTGCATTTCCTGTGTCCTCAGCAGGacggtggtggtgctggtggccTTCCGTGCCTCAGTCCCTGGCAGCAACATCATGCGGTACTTTGGCCCGGTGCAGCAGAGACTGGCCATCTCCCTCTGCACCTCTGTCCAGGTGCTCATCTGTGTGCTGTGGCTGGTTCTCTCACCGCCCATCCCAGCCGAGATACAGGGGAGGAGTGCCAAGATCATCCTTGAGTGTGATGTGGGCTCAGGGGCTGGATTTGCCTGTGTCCTGGGCTACATCGGCCTGCTGGCAGCCACCTGCTTCCTGCTGGCCTTTTTAGCCAGGAAGCTCCCAGACAACTTCAATGAGGCCAAGTTCATTACCTTCAGCATGCTCATCTTCTGTGCTGTCTGGATCACCTTTGTCCCTGCTTACATCAGCTCCCCAGGGAAATATACAGTTGCTGTGGAGATATTTGCCATCTTGGCCTCCAGCTATGGACTACTCCTCTGCATCTTTGCTCCCAAGTGTTATATAATCTTACTGAGACCCGATAAAAATACCAAGAAGAAAATGAtggccaaataa